A genomic region of Dreissena polymorpha isolate Duluth1 chromosome 4, UMN_Dpol_1.0, whole genome shotgun sequence contains the following coding sequences:
- the LOC127878777 gene encoding acetylcholine receptor subunit beta-type unc-29-like: MHLSFIVCNVDIQYYPFDEQTCTLTYYVSDETVRTVQLDHYLAVDLDEYSENSAWTIVSAMRRKYLLYNTFNIDIEFRLQRRANFTTFTLIMPLLMLAFLNICIFLVPIGSGEKGSFSITIFLSYGIFVTIISDTLPHNSLQVSFFVLFIVILLVLSVISVFYTIMQAKLVASIGEKECTWTCFKPRKKCDNSVRKFEDPNAHGEKTGKCETTEKTEKSEFSNDVSAAADDVPYTWAMFLEKLDIYLFVVFFILICATTAVFFTILLRHASKSAGGLELDPVPPATTLATF, encoded by the exons ATGCACTTATCCTT TATCGTCTGCAACGTGGACATCCAGTACTATCCGTTCGACGAGCAGACGTGCACGTTGACCTACTACGTGTCAGACGAGACCGTTCGAACCGTACAGCTCGACCACTATCTCGCCGTAGATCTCGATGAGTACTCCGAGAACTCCGCCTGGACCATTGTTTCCGCCATGCGCCGAAAGTACCTTCTATACAACACCTTCAATATCGACATCGAGTTCCGACTGCAGCGCCGCGCGAACTTCACGACCTTCACACTCATCATGCCGCTTCTGATGCTCGCCTTTCTTAATATCTGCATATTCCTGGTTCCGATTGGTTCCGGCGAGAAGGGTTCCTTCTCAATTACAATTTTCCTCTCGTATGGCATCTTTGTGACGATCATCAGCGACACTCTTCCCCACAACTCCCTGCAGGTCTCCTTCTTCGTCCTCTTTATCGTCATCCTTCTCGTGCTAAGCGTCATCTCAGTCTTCTACACAATCATGCAGGCGAAACTCGTCGCCTCCATCGGCGAGAAGGAATGTACCTGGACCTGCTTCAAACCGAGGAAGAAATGCGACAACTCCGTCCGAAAATTCGAAGATCCAAACGCGCATGGCGAGAAAACTGGAAAATGTGAAACAACAGAGAAAACCGAGAAGTCTGAGTTTTCGAATGATGTGTCCGCTGCAGCAGACGACGTGCCGTATACATGGGCCATGTTTCTAGAGAAGTTGGATATCTATCTGTTCGTCGTCTTCTTCATTCTCATCTGTGCAACGACCGCCGTGTTCTTCACGATTTTGTTGCGTCATGCTTCGAAGAGCGCCGGCGGCCTTGAACTAGATCCGGTTCCTCCCGCAACAACGTTGGCGaccttttga